The stretch of DNA ACCGGTTTGGTGGCGATCTTCTTTTTGCGGTCACATTTATGACGAGAATAAGATGTTATATTTGGGAACACTAAAATGAGGTGTTTTCTATGAAATTTTATATTGGATTATTGTTAGCAGGTCTTCTTATGTTTCACCCTATCATTGCAGGAGCTGAGATTGAAGGATATGAAATTGTTAGTAGGAACGACAAAGAGAATATAACACTGTACGCTAAGAAAATAAATGGTTTATTTAGGGATTTCAAAATCAATTTCAAAGAGGGAATTTACTTAAGACCTTTTTGGATTAGCGATACAAACCCTACCTATGCTCCACAAATTATCTACAAAGACATCAACAAAGACCAAAATAAAGAGTTAATCATAATCTTGACAAAGGGTTATGGTACAGGTGTCTTATGGGAAGATGTTTATGTTTTTGACACACTGAATAATCGTTTAAACGTAAACGAAGTGATTGTTGATAATCCTTTAGCAATTATTCATAAGAACGTAAAAACTAAATTATCGTCTGAAAAAGCGGAGATCATTGTCGGTAACAAAAAATGTACAGTTGAAATACCCCCTTTAGAAATCAAACCCGAAAACTTATTTGATGATATAGGTTTTGGAAGCATTATCGATTACGAAGTTAGAGACAATCAACTAATTGTAAGTGTTGCTGGACAAATATCTCCAGCCAGTTTTGTTGGAAGTATTGTCATTGTTTATGAATATCGAGACAAAATGTATCAAGCAAAATCGATTGAATTTCAACCTTGTAAATAAAATCTTCCTAAGGGGGAAACCACTTTAATGAGTTTCCCCATAATAATGTTTATTTATCAACATTAATGTTTAACTGAGCATTTTTGTTGTCCGGTAGAGCTGATAACAAGAGCCAATAAAGTGGGGCCATTTTTATATGAAACATTCCGGATTCGCACATGATAAAACCTCAACCCTTCTAACCATCATAAAGGATTGAGGTTTTATCTTATGGTTTCGTTTTTTAAGGTTTTACCACCGTCATATAACGTGGAGTTGTAGTGATCTTTAGACCCGTTTCATTATCTTCCATCTCAGCGACCACTTTATATTTCCCACTAGGTAGATCAGCAGATGGAGTCCATTTAATATAAGCAGTCTCTGTATTCGCTTCATTATAAGTATGAACCACATTTCCTTCAGGATCTTGGATTGTAATGGTCCAGTTCAATTTTTTCAAGCCAATCCCCAAAATATGACCTGGCTCCTGTTGCGTTATTGGTCTTTGCCATACATCCCACGCTGAAAGGAATAAATCCTGTTTTACATACGAGCGATCTCCGTATATTTCATAAGTGACATTACCTGCCCAGTCAAATGGCACAACGATTACACTTTTCGGTTCTGCATTTACTAGTAAGGACGATTGTGTTGCAGAAATAGGTTTATATATGCCATCGATATAAACCATCGATTTTGTTAAGCCGCTTCCCCCTGCATTATCCATCATATCCCAACTAATCATATACTTATTTTCTGGTGTTTTGTTGACTTGAATATTTTCTACTTTTGGTGCAACAGAATCAATATTGATCGGGAACTTAATCGTTTGTGGTCGTGCTCCTTCATAATCTAATGTGCTCTCGATAATATATTGATACTTTCCATCCGGAACGTATTTTCCATCCTCTGATTTCAAATCCCATCCATATCCACCATTAAAGAACTCGCTTCTGTCCATTACATTTTTTCTAAACTTCCATGGTTTTCCTGTTATTTCACTAAAATCTCCAAGGTCACGAACTCGATTACCTGATGCATCTTCAATGTACATGTGCACCTGTTTTACATTGCGCAAGGTGGTAAAGACCGAATAAACACCTTGATTCGCAGCATGTGGAGAGTTGGCCATTCTTTCTTCTGAGAATGTTTTGGTCACTTTATCATAACCAAGTGGTATAGCTGGTTTTCCAAGCCAGTTTTTCTGACCATAGTAAGGAAATAGAGCTGTTTCATGTAAAAATGCATTTTGCTCCCACATCGGTGCATCTAAGTTCTGAGGTTGATCCCAGTCACCATAAAAGCCCATATACGGAATGGTTAAAGACGGAACAGAAGTTTGATCCCCATTTTTCGGAACAAAGCGAACAAATCCTTCAACAAATATATTTTTCTTCAATCCATCTGGAAGTTTAATATCCACCACTAAATCTTGCAGATGACCTTTTTTCACAGTAAAAGTGGCAGGTGTTGAGTCGCTAAAATCTTTTCCGTTGATCTTCGCTGCTGCTCCTTCTATTCGCTTACTATTTAGCTTTAATACTTCCATCGTCCGTTCGTTTTTCCCATCTTTATCTATATCTAGTTCTTTCTGCTCCGTGTCATCTGTTAAAAGATCTAGATACACATCATAGGTAATCTCGTCTGGAGAAGATTTTCCAGCTAACGCCTCTAACTCCAGCATAAATTTTACTTTATTTTTCTTAATCTCTTTTAACTCCACAGCGGCTGCATTTTCTGGCTTAGCAAACTTATCTTTCACTAATACAGGCGTTTTTAGTGCATTGGCAATCTGCATCATCCCTGCACCTTGTTTACGTGGTGAATATGGAATTTTATCTGTTGCAGGGTCCAATATAATTTGAGCTGTGTTCATCAAAGCTGTTTTTACTTGATAGACAGTATTTGAATCTTTATTGACACCTTTTTCATAGAGCGACTGTAACACCAAAGCTCCTGCACCCGCTACATGTGGTGAAGCCATCGAAGTTCCGTTATATACATCATATTTGTTATCAATGACAGTAGAATAAATCTTACCGCCAGGTGCGGTGATTTCAGGCTTAAAATCAAGGGTATGCGGTGCTCCATAGGATGAGAATCCAGACATTGTCCCCTTGGTTTTATTATCTATATAGGTTCCCTGACCCACTCGAGCCGTAATCTGTTCACCATCTTTCAAACGTTGAATCAAGGCGTTTCCTTCAGTGATCCCAGTACTAACTCCTGGAACGGAGCCATAAGGAGAAAAAAGTAATCTGGCATAATCTCCTCGTGTCGCTAAAGGAACCATTATCACTCCTTTTGCTCCTCTTTGAAGAGCAGGAGATTGTACGGATTGCTCACTGCCCTCCCATTGTTGTTCAACCACCACGATTTTGCCTGTTACATCTTTTCCTTCGTAATCCTGAGTACGACCATATCCTACATAAACTAACTCAATCTCTTGATTTTCAGCAAACACATTTGCCAGTTGAACAAAACCTGGATGGCGTTGGTAAATAAGTGGTTTCCCATCTGAAAGAGTAAGTGTGTCCATATGGACTTGATCATTTTCATAAGAAGCTACTTGTAAAGCAAATGGACTTGCACCTGGTGTTCCGACTACTCCAATATCAGGATTTTGAGCATAGGCTGGATGATTATAGGAGACGGATCCACTTTTGGTACTGTAAAATGCGTTTCCAGCTGATGCTACTACTAATACCCCTTGCTCAGTTGCAGTACGAACCGCTTTTTGAATTGGATCTTCTTCAGTCACAAAATTAGCGTCAGCCCCTAAGCTTAAGTTGATGACATCCGCATCCATTTCAACCGCATGATTGATTCCGGCTATGATATCGTCTGCATATGCCCCAGTCCAATTATCGGAAAAGACTTTTTCCGCTAGGATCTGCACATCAGGAGCAATCCCTTTAACCCCGTCTATTTCATTGTTTCCATTGGCTCCAATCGTTCCTGCTACATGCATTCCATGTGAGGTAGCATGAGGAAGAACATCTTGGTCTTGGTCAGCCCAATCGTAACCTGTTGGTACTTTATCTGTATACCAGCGTTCATCTACTGCTGTTTCAGCTAATTTCTCGTTAATAGTGGCAGAGGTCCACTTGGCTTTCTCTTTTCCTTTGTCAGACAGGTTTAGATCTTGATGGCGATAGTCCACTCCGGTATCGACAACAGCAACCACCATCCCCTCACCATGGTAACCTAGCTCTTCCCATACTTTTTTCGCTTGAACGAGGGATTGGCTAGAGCTCATCGTTTGTTGATAAGTTTGTGCAATATGAACACGAGCCACTCCATCTAATTTTTCGATATCTTTGATATTTTCGAACTGTGTATCCATACTGAAGCCATTTATACCTGTCACAAAGTGATGTCGCTCTTTCACATTCAACTTTTTCGTTTTTTTCATTTCTCGAATCAAGGACTGTTGAGCATGTTTTAATTTTTTCTTTTCAGCTTCATTTCCTTTGCCACTGTGTACAGGTTCTCCTGTCATTTCCACAATCACTCGTACAGTATCGGTTGGAGCATATTGATCATATGGCTTGTGGGCTTGGTCTTCTGCCACTTTCTCTTGATCAATCTGTTGGTTCTCTAACAAAGATTGCAATGGTGCTTCATCTTTAGTTTCATCTGTCAAACTAGTCGCAAATTCTATGGGTACCCATTGTGACTCGGTTGAACTGTTATTAGTTTCCGCAAAAACTGTGAATGATGAAAGAAGTAATGATGTTACTGCTGCAGTAGTCATCACTTTAAATGCCTTGATTTTACTCTTGTTCATTAACGTCTCTCCTTTTTTATTTGTTTTAAGTTTTATATTTATTTCACTACTTTTATGAGATTAGAAATTTAATAAAATGACAATTTACTAACTATTCTTAGTAAAAAAATCGGGATCCACTGTGAAGTTCTTCTCTTCTTTGATAGCTGCTTGATAATCAGAATGATTGGGGTCGATCCCAGTGTCCAAGACAGCAAATTTCACGCCTTTGCCATCAAACCCGGCATCCCATAGTGCATGCTCCCCAATCTGCGGAACACTCTTGTCCAGCGTCACACTCTTGTCCAGCGTCACACCCTTGTCCGTGACGAGGGTGACCGTGTGCGTAGCGACGACCGGGCCGTTTTGCTGTGGCTGGGACGCCTAGGTGGCCGGCGTTTCGACGGTGATGTCATCATAAGCAAATGAATTACCAGTACTTGTTGAGTAAAGTACTGCAGTAGCCAAGCATGCGGTTATACATTAATAATTTTTTTCTCCACCTCTCCTCTTCCTAACTAAATAGTAGATTAATATATTTGTAAAAATGTGAAGGTTTCGTGCTGATGACTTAACTTCACTATTAATACGCTGATCTGTCTTTCAACATCAGGTTATTAAATTTTTTCAGCTAATCTAGTATCAACCAGTAATTTATTAAATATTCAGAAATATCACCCGGTTATCCCCTATCATCTCACATTTCTCCTTTTCTGAAAATTAAACATAGGATGTAACTCTAGCTGTTATTGGTTCTAAATCTGCATAAAACAAAAGTACTAAACCAAGA from Cytobacillus dafuensis encodes:
- a CDS encoding S8 family serine peptidase; translation: MNKSKIKAFKVMTTAAVTSLLLSSFTVFAETNNSSTESQWVPIEFATSLTDETKDEAPLQSLLENQQIDQEKVAEDQAHKPYDQYAPTDTVRVIVEMTGEPVHSGKGNEAEKKKLKHAQQSLIREMKKTKKLNVKERHHFVTGINGFSMDTQFENIKDIEKLDGVARVHIAQTYQQTMSSSQSLVQAKKVWEELGYHGEGMVVAVVDTGVDYRHQDLNLSDKGKEKAKWTSATINEKLAETAVDERWYTDKVPTGYDWADQDQDVLPHATSHGMHVAGTIGANGNNEIDGVKGIAPDVQILAEKVFSDNWTGAYADDIIAGINHAVEMDADVINLSLGADANFVTEEDPIQKAVRTATEQGVLVVASAGNAFYSTKSGSVSYNHPAYAQNPDIGVVGTPGASPFALQVASYENDQVHMDTLTLSDGKPLIYQRHPGFVQLANVFAENQEIELVYVGYGRTQDYEGKDVTGKIVVVEQQWEGSEQSVQSPALQRGAKGVIMVPLATRGDYARLLFSPYGSVPGVSTGITEGNALIQRLKDGEQITARVGQGTYIDNKTKGTMSGFSSYGAPHTLDFKPEITAPGGKIYSTVIDNKYDVYNGTSMASPHVAGAGALVLQSLYEKGVNKDSNTVYQVKTALMNTAQIILDPATDKIPYSPRKQGAGMMQIANALKTPVLVKDKFAKPENAAAVELKEIKKNKVKFMLELEALAGKSSPDEITYDVYLDLLTDDTEQKELDIDKDGKNERTMEVLKLNSKRIEGAAAKINGKDFSDSTPATFTVKKGHLQDLVVDIKLPDGLKKNIFVEGFVRFVPKNGDQTSVPSLTIPYMGFYGDWDQPQNLDAPMWEQNAFLHETALFPYYGQKNWLGKPAIPLGYDKVTKTFSEERMANSPHAANQGVYSVFTTLRNVKQVHMYIEDASGNRVRDLGDFSEITGKPWKFRKNVMDRSEFFNGGYGWDLKSEDGKYVPDGKYQYIIESTLDYEGARPQTIKFPINIDSVAPKVENIQVNKTPENKYMISWDMMDNAGGSGLTKSMVYIDGIYKPISATQSSLLVNAEPKSVIVVPFDWAGNVTYEIYGDRSYVKQDLFLSAWDVWQRPITQQEPGHILGIGLKKLNWTITIQDPEGNVVHTYNEANTETAYIKWTPSADLPSGKYKVVAEMEDNETGLKITTTPRYMTVVKP